The genome window CCAGGGGCATGGGGGCTCCTGATATGCCTGGTTGTGACGCATCCAGGACCAAGCCTGCACACTGCTAGTAGCTACCCTGGCCTCAACACAGGTGACGGGAGGTTCTCCTTTCTCCATGTGGTGCTAAGTGCACTTGTCTGTAGTACTTGAGTTCATGTCTGATGCTAATAGCAAGGTAATAGAAGCTCAAAACCAGCTGCGAGATGCAGCACCTCAGTGTGGGAGTGCTGCCGTTTGTCAGTAACTAACTGCGGTACACCCACCACCATGGAAGCAAAGTTACTAGGTTCAGCCCCAGCTGAGTCAATGTGGAATACTTCAGCCATGGAAATCTGTAACGGTGCCGCCCGGGCTGAGTCTGTCTGGTGTGGGACGATGTACACAAGCAACAGCACGAGTTTAGAGGTGAGATCATAAGACGGGTCGTAAGCATGTGAGTACAGGAGGATGACTTCACCCTCCTGAaatagcagagagtggctggtgTCTGCTCCAGCTGCAATGAACTTAGCCACTGCACTTTCCAAATGTGGTTTTATTGAACCAATTCACTGAGTCTTGAGCACTGGTTATAGCAAATGCCCTGTAGACCCTCAGCTGTGATCCATTCCAGGGGTGTTTTCTCAATGCATGTGCAGTCCTCCTATCAACAGTACAGCTCACACTGGCTTTATCTTGCAGTGTTGGCTTCAGTGTAAATACTGTAGTTCAGGTGGTAAAATAGCTTCAGTTAAAGTCCGTTTTCACACGTTCATGATTCTGTGCCTTTTCAGATCAAGCTTTCCATGCTTGGTCGCCACTGGTAAAAAATTCAGTAAACCTGAGCAAAGTCCCTTCAGCTGTTTTGTGCTCCTCAGACATAAGAGAATCCACGTGGCCTCCCCACATTAAAACTACCGCCTCTCTTCAGAGGGACAATTCACAAGTCGATGATCTTTGAATCTTGACATGCCCTTAGCATTGAGGCATCTGTGATCAGTTCACAGTGCTGAAATTGACAAGCTTAGATAGGTTAGTAAACTGCTTACCTGAGAAGCGCAAGACAAAATTTGATTTTCGCGTAGTCTACAACAGAAAAAGTTTGCTGGGGTAGCGTCCTGGCAAACCCTTCTTGTGCAGACGCAGCACTACTGTGCCAGCTGGAGTTTCTAATGTGAACCTGCCTAAGTCGTCAGGTCAGATGCTcttatttacaccagcataactccACTCGCTTTAGTGTTGCAACTGTGTAAGGttggggagaatcaggccctgatttATTTCTTGATTAAATCCATACTACTGCAGTACTGCCAATCCCAGGTACTCAAATGAGAaatcagcccccacctccccccccaaaaaattcatgagatttttaaataatgtttttgttTCCTTATTTACAATCTGGTTTCTGGACCTCCAGGGTGTGCTTGTTTCGTGTTCTCagttttctccacaaccatgagggccaGAAAGTGTTAGTTTTGGAGTTGTtgtgtggtgttgtttttttaaagtttcccacGTGATCATTTGACTCCAGCAGCCGGGGCTTTAAGAAACTCCCCCAAAATCAcaagactcatgacaaaatcatgagttcTTACAGCAATATTAAACTTGATCTGCATATTCTGGCTATTCCATGTCTTGCATTTAATGACTGGGTGACCTTAATGTTAACAACCTCTGGAAAAGTTTTATAGAATTTGCAAAGgtgaagggggggaagagagcgaCTACTCCTCCTTGTTGCTGTTTTTATTTGTGAAGATACTTTACACTGTATTCTTGTATaatgataacactgaacaaacACAAGCGAGAGGAGGCTTGCAGTGCTTTTCAGGTCCCTTGCACTCGGCACGATCTCCTCTCGTACAATTCTTCAATCGAACActgacaataataataaaaaaagcaataATCACATTCTGACACACAAGCTGCCCCCTAGAACCATGCTGCCTTGGCAAAAACAGCACTTCACACAATACATTGGGCCAGcgttccttccctcccccaaaataaaCACGCACTCGATGGTAACACTAGGTCAGTCTGCCACGTCCTTTAGTTCACGCAACACTTCTTAGTCTGATTGCTTGGCTCTTGCAGATCCACGCGTGACTTCTTCCAGGGCTGAGGCCGAAGGGCTGGTTCCTTCTGTTGTTCCTGTTTCAATAACGCGTGAGCTGTGAAGAAACTCAGAATAAGAAATTCTCGGTCCTTCTCTGCTGAGCTATTGTAACATTTTGTGCTACATACTCAGACCCTGCTCTGACCTTGTTAGGGCAACTTTCCAGCCGCTAGGGGTTCCCCTGCTGTGTCCCCCTCCCatcagcagtggggctggggtgtggccgGAGCACCCCAATCCCCAACCAGCAGAATGGTTCCTGGTGGTGAaacttagagcagccccagggctgtttCAATTTATGCCAAGGACTGACCCACAACAAGCAACAGAGAGCAGAAAAGGAGCCTTAGAGCCACTTTCTCCTTCCCTCATGTGCTATTTGGCTAGGCCTGGGGATCTGTCCCTTTATATTTATTAAGATTAAAAATATCTAAatatgagcaacaggggatggatcacttgatgatgacctgttctgttcattccctctgggacacctggcattggccactgtcagaagacaggatactgggctagctggacctttggtctgacccggtatggccgtccttatgttcttatttataatgttGATGGATTTAAGTTAAGTTTACATTTTAACTTTATTCACTTCATATTTTTTTACCTTGAGACCCAGAAGTTTCTTGGCCTAGGACTCCTACACTTACTATTTAACCAACTTCCATTCACAATTTTCCTCATGCTCCTTCATTCTTTCTGGATAATGGTCCCTCCCTCAGGACTCTCCCATACCCCTCTTCATTCCCCGTCCTAGACATCTACAGATTCCACTGCACCTGCATCATGGACATCCCCCTAAAAACATCGCAGTACAGCAAATGTTGTATTGCACCAAGTTGTCTGTAGGAAATCCCATTATAAAATAGAATGGTGATGATGTGCAAATCACATCTCTGTAAGCTTTAGtgaaattctttttaaaaggaaCTAGAAGTAGGAGACCCTAACTTGAAATTGGCATAAGATGGGTGCTAggtaggatattaggaaaaactttttcattaggagggtggtgaagcactggaacgggttacctagggaggtggtggaatctccttccttagaggtttttaaggtcagggttgatttagttggggattggtcctgctttgagcagggggttggactagatgacctcctgaggtcccttccaaccctgatattctatgataggtGTCTCATGAATTGCCACTATCAAACTGCTAGCATGCTTAAGGAGCAAGAATATCTATTGGGTAGTAAATGCTTATTGGTTCATGATATGTTGTAGGTGGAATCGGTTGCTGCAGTTGTATCCTATTATTCTAGAGCTTTCTCCAAATGGTCTCATTAATAGGAACAAACACGAGCAGACTCTAGTGCCATCTCACTGACTGCCGAGGTAACGCAGTTTACCATATGGGCACTAGTGCAGGGTCAAGATGGCGGCATACCCCACGTTTGAATCCCCACATGGTAACACAGGGTCAGCTGGCTAACATCTGTGGGGTAAGCTACGCATCAGAGGCCCAGGAGGCTAAGTAGGATGGGTGGGACAGAGCCCCAGGGGTCCAGGCCTGCATGCGGGGAAGCAACGGCTCGCCAGAAGAGTCTACAAACGTCTGGCTCTGGTTAGCCTCCCATGAAACCAGCGTCCTTGGTGGCTTGGCAGTAGTCAGCATTCATGTGAAGGGAGGACTGACAGCTTGGGATTATCTCTAGGCATAACTGGTTTTTGGGAGGGGGCTGGATGTGTCTGTCCTCTGAAGAAAGAAGAAACCTCAAAGACTCTCTGGGCCAGTCCAATCGAGCGAGGCTGACTCAGTCTAGCTGAGCCTCTGGGTCTGTttcctagcccagtggttctcaaccaggggtgtgcagaggtcttccgggggtacatcaactcatctagatatttgcctaggtGTACAACAGGCTACACTGAAAAGcagtagcaaagtcagtacaaactaaaatttcctacagacaatgacttgtttatactactccataagctatacactgaaatgtaagtacaatatttatattctaattgagtatggtaaaaatgagaaagtcagccatttttcagtaatagtttgGCTGCGACACGTCTGTATGTTTGTctgtttttgtaagcaagtagtttttaagtgaggtgaaacttggggtacacaagacaaatcaagctcctgaaaggggtacagtactctggaaaggttgaaagccactgtccTAGCTGGTTCGAGGGCTTTATTCTACACCCTAAGGAAGAAGGATTCAGGGATCTTGTTTTCCAGCCTGGGTGAGGCCTCTGATCTCTGGCTTGAGGGATGAAAGAAACATGGCTTGTTTTGTTTGGGGATCATAACTGGGGCCAAGGGGAATGGGTCTCGGAGAGAAGAGATCCTCTTGCAGTGACAGTGAGGAACCTGGGAAGTGGGGACAAATTCCCACTTTCCCATTGCTAGGGCCAGTGACTGGTGTTCCAAAGGGCGGGGGAACCTCCTCCCCGTTCAGCGCTCAGCAGGTTCCACCCTCACCCCGGCGGCAAAGGCAGAACCTCTCCAGAAGTTTGCTTGTCtcagatgggggagaggggcagcctgtcTGTGTTTGGAATGGGGAAGCCACTGCTCTGGATCTGTCTCGCTCGCTCTTGGCAGCTGTCAGGCTTGACAGGCCAGAGTGTAGCCAGTCACCGCTTGTCTATGTCGAGAGGCAATGCACTGCTGCATTCGCAGTGAAGACTTTCCGGTTCCTGGACCTCTTCAGGTCAAGTAACTCAACCCTAATTGCCCCCGAGCAACTGGGAGGAGACAAGCAGTGCCGTGCTATAGCTCACAAGGCAAAGAGCTGGCACAGACCTCAGCATCTCTCTAGTGCTGTTACCTGCACAGCGGCTTCTCACTTGGAACTTACCTATGGCCATAAACACCTCGGTCACTTGGTGGTTGGATTTTGCCGATGTTTCCATGTAGATTAAGCTTTTGCTCTTTGCAAACTCCTCCGCCTCCtagttggggggggcgggggaggggaacacgACAAAAACAGGGTTATTTCAAAGTAGACTTCGGTGTGTTCTGCACTGTAATCACATCCAGCTTGGTAAATGTCCCTCTGTAACCATCCTGGAAGGTGGTAGAAATAAGGGCTCCGTTTACAAGGTATTGGATCTTGTCCTTAGGCCTGACAGGGAGACACGGCTCTGGAACAAATCTCTAAGCTGGGTGCTGCAAACTGCCTTAGGGCCTCGTACCCCCGTCGTTAGCTCCAGCACTTGCGCTGTCAGACTAATGATGTACCAGGGAGCCTTAAGGCTTAGAACTCATCTGCATGGTGCGTTAGTCTGCCCTGCAGGGGGGTGGCTTGTGTGTGCTGCAGTGACACACACTAGGGAACTCTCCGTGCATGCCAGCAGGTCCTTATGGGCCAGTTGGTGCACAACACACAAGTGCACCCTAGACCTTGCACCCCGCTCGTGCAAACAAGCTCTTAATTTACACTGACTTTAGTTCCCCACCTTTCTGAAGGGGGGGTGTCCGGTGACAGAGCCACCGGTGCATTCCAGCAGATTCTGCTGCAAAGCCTAACGCTTCCCATTTCCCCAGCTCACGCTCCTTCTGTTCCATTCACGCGGCTGCAGCCGAACTGTTTAGGCCACGCTTGTTTTCTCTATTGCACAGCTCAAGGCATTGCGGCAGCTCTCTGACTGGACCGCGTTAAAACTCACTGGTTCACCGGGTTTTGATGCACTAGCTTTGCAGATGGCTTGGTTTGTACTGGACATACTCAGAGTGAGATCTTGTCCAACGTGGGGGGCGAGGTGAGGAGAAAGGAGTCAACACATTAATACTACAGGGTCAAAGCAGGAGCGTAACTGCAACCATACATGTACTAACAGGCTATCCTGGGCTAAGATTAAAGCCCAcaagccaggaagttggcagaTAAGGCTACTGCTCTCAGCCTTCCTGCCCCCTTCTCGCCCTACTCCCATCTCTGCTAGAGCTGCTCAGGGATTCTTTGTCAACGTATTGCTATTGGAAAATGCCGGTGTGGCAAAACAGAAATGTGTTTTGTGGAAACGTGTGTGTTTGGCTTAAACTTTCCTCAAGAAGGTTCTTCAAGTCCAGGCTGGCGTTCTGGTGAGAACTCACCCCTCCcgcccaccccaaaccccagcccagaCTAGCCAACAGCCCTGTGTGTAGAGCagggggtcggcaatgtttggcacgcggctcgccagggtaagcaccatggcgggccgggccagtttatttacctgccgatgcggcaggttcggccgatcgcggcccccactggccgcggttcgccgtcccaagccaatgggggtggcgggaagcagcggccagcacattcctcgcccgcgccgcttctcgccgcctccattggcccaggacggcgaaccgcggccagtgggggccgtgatcggccgaacctgccacgtcagcaggtaaataaactggcctggcccaccagggtgcttaccctggcgagccgcgtgccaaacgttgccaacccctggtgtagagcAATCACTTGGGGCGTGGGAAGCCCaggtttgaatccctgctctgcctggtgcCTCTATTTCTCACACAATGGAagtcttgttttccagccagccctaatcCCCACCATCTTGATCAGAGCTCTGGAGGAGAGGCATCACAACAGCCTTCGGTTGCATGATCAAATGACACTAGGCAAGGGCACGTGCTATTGAGCAAGTGTCCAGCTGACACACTGCCTGCGGTTATAGCTATGTTTCACACTTGGTATGTCTTCACAGCAACTAACTCAGGTGACTGGCACCCAAGTTGGCCTAGCCTGGCTGTGAGCAGCCACATggcaactccttccccaaattatTGTGTCCCCACTGGCGCTGTGTGCTCCTGTGTGTGTTGCTCTGGCTTCTGGAGGCataggggggaggaatagctcagtggtttgcgtaTTGGCCTGCTATgcccaggtttgtgagttcaatccttgagggggccatttagggatctggggcaaaaatctgtctggggattggtcctgctttgagcagggggttggactagatgacctcctgaggtcccttccaaccctgatattctatagcCCGTGGTTCTGTCTGCTGCGGTACGCTGAACCACTCTGATTCTTTCCCAGGGGATTGTGGGAGAACTTCACTCTCCTTCTGGGTGCGCTGGAGGCCTATCAGCACTGGAATGGTTTATTCTGCACCCTCATTGCAAagtgggtgggttttttgtggATGGGTGGGGGGTTAACTGCACTGAAGACCTACCCATGTTTGACACAAAGGCCCACTAGTGGTTCGTTGCTCTGTGTCAGCGACTTTTGTCAGGCATGACGTACTCATCGGTGCGGTGAGTGATACTTATTTAAAAGGTGATGTGTAATATGTCATTTGAAATCTAACACcacatttcacagtcactgtgaaatgtttgtaacaacTCTGTAGCTGAAGTCACAGATAttcccagggctggccttaccatgaggcaaactgaggtggctgcctcaggtgccagactggggcggggcgccactaggacctaGAGTGTAGGAAAgcgtgtctgctgctggtgcatatgtattctctctgctctagatgcacagagatggtggagtgctgggctggaggaaggagggcacaagagacataacaggcaggcaggagaaaaagtgagagggaataacagaaagcagcaggagctgcagggagggagagagaggaggaggagcctcttatgtacctctctagcagccccaggagcctggactgatgaaccccagcttctcagggagcttcctgttgcttccctgaacccacttgaggagaacaggcagtcaactgaagtagttagtctcttaagacactgatatattccctcactcaggccctgctaccagcctgcttatttgtccccttcaactgagtgttgagagccactctagctggcacagaacagcagtcatgagtgaaagaagaaaacgcccctctggggcagcattcagaaaaagaaagaaagcaaaggaagcttttctatctaagcaggaaggagctctcctgagatacatagacacaaatgttcacggagagccttccggccccagtgaggatgtgagtggtgaggagatgcctgatcttccagttagtcagagtgcaggtgacctggcagctactgcagcatccatatctccatctcaaagggatgtaaccaggcacattcctgaagaaaagtgtagatcagagaagagtgtggtggaggcacaagaaacagctgctgctgagtttagttccttaagtctagatgatccaggactgtggacccacttgagcagtagcctgagggacttccttgtcctgcatgggccacagcaagtgaaaaacttcatgttccccaaagacaatgaaaatagaaatttccatccaacacatttggtgacaaagtggagaggccatggcttatgtactcaaaaacccagaattctccatactgtttttgttgcaaactcttccagtctaatgttccagacacattgggttctacaggaacaaaggactggaaaaatctggctagaaatctggcatgccatgagaaggcagcaaatcaccagagagcattcaataggtggaaagagcttgagatgagactaaggttaaagaccaccatagatgatcgcatcaagagaagattgcatcagagtctctttactggcaaaatgttctgaaaaggctcattgccattgtgagaatgcttgctacccaaaaccaagcactgcgtggcacttcagatcagctgaaTATGCCAAACAAtgaaaacttccttaaaattgtgcagctgatggctgagtttgatgctgtactccaggagcatctaagaagagtcaccacccaagaaacgtacacacaccactaccttggaaaaacaattcaaaatgagatcacacagttactggcaacaaaagtcaaacagaagattgtggcagatctgaagtcagcaagatattactgttattctggactgcacacctgacatcaggtatatggaacaaatgactttaatggtgcgttttgtaacaacagcagaatctagtgaaaatgtccctgcaatggtgactgtcagagagcattttctagaatttattgaccattgatgatactacaggagctggtatgataaatgtgcttcttaaaaagctggaagatacgggaattgcgatagctgacatgagaggtcagggctacgataaggGTGCCAACAtaagaggaaagaacagaagagtgcagacacggatccgagagttaaacccttgagctttttttgtcccatgcagttctcagtcattgaacttggtggtcagtaatgcagcatcagcttctagtgaggctgctgaattttttaatgtaattcaaagcatctatgtatttttctctgcatcaactcatcaatggcaaattttgaagcaacatctgggaacatcctctctgacactgaaacctcCCTATGCACACTCTGAACCCTCTGAACCAACCCATCATAGCTCAGGAAAGTCTCTAAGATCCAAGAAAGTTAGCAGCTGAAACAGAGGGCAAAATGGGATTTATGACCTCTAACATCCCTGACACCCAGTAGGGTCTTGCTATATTGCTCGCTGCTAGGAGAATCGCGTTCGCCTAAACATTTACTTATGAACTGTTCAGTGTGAAAGCCTGAAGTGCTGCACTTGGTGCACATGCTGCCATGGTGTTTTTGAAAGAGATAATCTGCCAAGTGCTGAGATCTTACTGCAGTGACGCCACTTACCTCAAAGGTGACTTCCCGCTCAGCAGCAAGATCTGTCTTATTGCCGACTAAAACAATCACGAGCTCATCGGGAAGAAATTCCTTCTCTAATTCCCTCAACCATAGCTTTGCTCTCGCAAAAGTTCCCTGGAAAggtgagagacacacacagacaatAAACCGACAGATACCCAGGAGCTGTCACGTGGCCCAAAGGAGATTGGCAAGTGAGGGCTAAAAATTGTAGAAACAAATGGGTTATGTGCTTGTCACAGGTAGTGATGCTAGGAGGAACCAGCTCTAAATGTACTTCCTCCCCCAAAGCCAAGGAGGATGACTTCTCCTCCATCACTCATGACCCAACCACCATGGAACTCCAGTCGGTCATAGACCCAGCTTACAGGTGATGGGATGAGGTGATTGGGCTCTTTTGTGATGGAGCAAGGATTCTTAAAAGCTTGGTCTACCTCTTCCGTAAAGTTCTGTTACTGTGAGATGTTACTCTTCAGCAGCCTATGGTCTCCTCCTTCTGTAACTACCATGGCAGTAATACAGGCATATGGCCCTCGGTGTTGCGGTTCCTGTGTGTTGCGTGTTACCAGTGAAAGGGAAAAGACATGCATAACATAGTGGGAGATCATGCAACATGTCCCCCTGGAACAGTCCATCAGAAACGGACATTAGTGTAAGCCAACTAACAGATGCGTTTAATCTTACACTCACTCCCAGCTCCCTAGACTTTAAGGATGATATAGTGAaatgccaacagaccccagttgtcggcaggtgggattgaacctagggcttctggagcttagtgcatgagcctctaccgcatgagctaaaagccaactgggtcttagctaaggctgtagagcagactcattttatctctcgacgtggtcttggtgccactagatgggacagaacgccacacccagaaggtgtgtgggttacatgagGGTAGGGGAACAAAGAGCACTTAGTGATGCTCCCCCATTACCTACTTGGCTGTTGGGGTGGATTGGGCTGGGAGGTAGGGGCAGATAGAGAAATCTTGGTTTTTAGGGGGAAAGCATGAGCATTTATTGTCCACTGTAAGTGAAATGTCTGTACCAGTTCCTTGCATGTCTTCAACCATCTTTACCAGAAGACGAAGGATACGCCTGCCCATGACGTGTAGCCCTTACGTGATATGTGTGCTGGAAAAAGGAGTCTTGGTTGAAATGTTTGGAGACGTATTGGGAAGCTACCCTACACTAGAACTATTGCAGCAAACCAGCCGCGTGGCTGCATTGTCAAGATTCAGTCTGGATATTTTAGAAAGTTAAAGGCAAACCCTTCTGGAGGAGAGAGGCGGAAGAACAAGCCATCGCTGAGCTTACCTTTCTGGCAATGTCATATACAAGAAGGGCAGCGTTAGCCTCCCTGTAATAAAGATGGCAAACGCTGTGGTACTTCTCTTGTCCTGCAGTGTCCCAAATCTCAAGCTTAATCGTGGCAGTCTCTAAACATACTAGCTGGGTGAAGAAAGAACCTGGAAGCAAC of Chrysemys picta bellii isolate R12L10 chromosome 11, ASM1138683v2, whole genome shotgun sequence contains these proteins:
- the RAB17 gene encoding ras-related protein Rab-17; translation: MFKKNMAPRRTQHVGAGPSMEQSYIYKVVLLGSTAVGKSSIAFRYVKNDFRESVPTMGCSFFTQLVCLETATIKLEIWDTAGQEKYHSVCHLYYREANAALLVYDIARKGTFARAKLWLRELEKEFLPDELVIVLVGNKTDLAAEREVTFEEAEEFAKSKSLIYMETSAKSNHQVTEVFMAIAHALLKQEQQKEPALRPQPWKKSRVDLQEPSNQTKKCCVN